Proteins from a genomic interval of Quercus lobata isolate SW786 chromosome 11, ValleyOak3.0 Primary Assembly, whole genome shotgun sequence:
- the LOC115967024 gene encoding alpha-mannosidase 2-like has protein sequence KEGWLEIMLDRRLVRDDGCGLGQGVMHNRSMNVVFHILMESNISSVSNPFPLSPSLLSHRVGAHLNYPLHAFVAKKAQDLSMQPLPRSFSPLAAPLLCDLHIVGLKVPRPSKYSQTPVEDPRFVLILQGYHWDSSYCRKGRSQCISVADEPVNLFYMFKGLAVLNARETSLNLLHEDTEMLGYTEQLADIAQEGHVLISPKTPMEIQAYKLELRPHQ, from the coding sequence AAAGAGGGATGGTTAGAGATTATGCTTGACCGCCGATTGGTAAGAGACGATGGATGTGGTCTTGGGCAAGGAGTGATGCATAATCGTTCTATGAATGTAGTCTTCCACATCCTGATGGAATCCAACATTTCCTCGGTTTCCAATCCTTTTCCCTTGAGCCcctctcttctttctcatcgTGTTGGTGCTCATTTGAACTATCCATTACATGCATTTGTTGCGAAGAAGGCACAGGACTTATCAATGCAGCCACTCCCAAGATCCTTCTCTCCTTTAGCTGCTCCCTTACTATGTGACTTGCATATTGTGGGCCTTAAGGTTCCTCGGCCTTCAAAATATTCTCAGACCCCGGTTGAAGATCCTAGGTTTGTTCTGATCTTACAAGGGTATCATTGGGATTCTTCATACTGTCGGAAGGGCAGATCACAGTGCATCAGTGTTGCTGATGAGCCAGTGAATCTGTTCTACATGTTCAAGGGGCTTGCAGTACTGAATGCGAGAGAAACTTCTTTGAATCTTTTGCATGAAGACACAGAGATGCTCGGATACACTGAGCAGCTTGCAGATATTGCTCAAGAAGGACATGTGCTCATCTCTCCCAAGACTCCCATGGAAATACAGGCTTACAAGTTGGAATTACGGCCGCACCAATGA